In Nocardia sputorum, a single genomic region encodes these proteins:
- a CDS encoding C40 family peptidase, whose amino-acid sequence MEFPISVAVPVIELPVPTIVPAIDIPLLGLLPEIELPFLGDIPQIMPRAPTPPAAVIPQKTAGEMAVDAARTKIGSDYSYGAVGPDTFDCSGLVQWSYEQAGIELPRTSYDQLAAGTPIPLDDLRPGDMVSFYGGSHSALYAGDGKVIHASTYGTGVTTSPLSSMPVTGARRF is encoded by the coding sequence ATCGAGTTCCCGATTTCGGTGGCCGTCCCCGTGATCGAGCTGCCGGTGCCGACGATCGTTCCGGCCATCGACATCCCGCTGCTCGGCCTGCTTCCCGAGATCGAGCTCCCCTTCCTCGGCGACATCCCGCAGATCATGCCGCGGGCGCCCACCCCGCCCGCGGCGGTGATACCGCAGAAGACCGCAGGCGAAATGGCGGTCGACGCGGCCCGGACCAAGATCGGATCCGATTACAGCTACGGCGCGGTCGGCCCCGACACCTTCGATTGCTCCGGACTGGTGCAGTGGTCCTACGAGCAGGCCGGCATCGAACTGCCGCGCACCAGCTACGACCAGCTCGCCGCCGGAACGCCGATACCGCTCGACGATCTGCGCCCAGGCGACATGGTGTCGTTCTACGGCGGAAGTCACTCCGCCCTCTACGCGGGCGATGGCAAAGTCATCCATGCCTCGACATACGGCACGGGAGTCACCACGTCCCCGCTCTCTTCGATGCCGGTGACCGGCGCCCGCCGCTTCTGA